The sequence ggtccctaaacttataaaaatatgtttttcatccctaaactttaaaaagttattttttcataaactttgtaaagagttttttcaaTGGTTTAGAGACaataaataaggataaaaaaagaacttttaaaaatcttatagggatgaaaaacaaacttagTAAAGTGTAAggacatatataaataaaacattttcaatagtttagagatgaaagatgaacttttcaatagtttagggacgtaaaatgaatttcttaaagtttaggataaaaaacaaacttttggtaaAGTATAgcgaccaaaatagtattttacccaaaaaaaagaaaagaaaagaaaaaactctttCATTTATCCTTTCAATTTAAATGCACACTACGGTAagaatttcttttgaaaattatatattgataaaTCTTCCTTCTATTGATAGATTGAACATTCCTCTactgtggcgtttggtacggagaatccacattactcctggcatccagattcctaggaatcacattcctaggaatgtagctattcctatgtttggtttcattaggAGATTCCCAGGAATATGAGAtaataatgtttggtgtattcctaggaatcttaaatgaattatttgtttttttccattttgtccttagatttgaatgtgaagtaccaagccctttaaaaaaaaaaaaaatcttcctttaaataaatcatgaaaaaatatatataaactattaattagtcctataaaaaaatattttactctaaatagatagataaaaaacattatataaactattaattagcaacacattcattaaaactgtgatctaacatttcaaaatgacaagaataatacaaaaataactattagcagagttatttatcctgtttatgttgttttagcggaaaaagataaagacaagatagaagatattgataatttgttttataatttatcttaattgcttaaatgataagaaaaaatggttaaaattgtcaatttataaaaaatataatttcttttaagcttgggaatctggattcccacatGTTTTAAaaggaatccacattcctaccgagaggggtttaaggattcccctgatatctgattccctagcgtaatttgcaaacaaacataggaatctttaaacattcttaggaatcctaaaacattaccccataccaaaTGCCACCTACGAGTTCATGGGCAAAAACTCCTTTATCAGTGTccgtaaataaataaatattgccgactctctctctttgttttttttctttcattttttttttctaaattttatttggaGTACTAAAGTTGTGGTTTGTAATGTTTGAGGGAATATAGACTCGGGGAGATTGAAGCTTTGACTTTACTTCTTGTTAGCTCAACAACTTTGGGGGCCTTAGGTAAAAATTTTAAGTGAgatcttttttatattaaaatattaattaaataaaatttattgatttttttttattgaaaatctatttttcttgctttctgAGATGcaaattactaattaagtttttgtatttaatttcctctaacatttcttttttaattgataatatgactaatccacttaatctttTTTGTGACATGATAGAccttaaataagattttattaattttaattttgaaaaacttctttatgCATATGAAActgtgataaattttattagtaatattttataAGCAATATATGCATTTGGAAAAGAATCTagcatttttaaataattaagtacATTTATTGGAGTATTTTCATCTATTTGCATaacttcttttaaaacttttatttattttttatacaagatagaaattctactctaacctaatgtaagtgtatatgtgtgtgaagctccctcctggagacttaaaTTCTAGACCTTACTCCCCacacccacaagcacttatactattatttaaaactATTAGTTGTGAAAGTAAATATAAGccatcaatatcataataaatatcatGTTTGAGAAAACTTTTAagattaagaaaatattttttcaaacaagAGAAATTTTTCTTTAGCCGTGAAACATacacaaaaattattgtaattgatttgataaataATGAATTGATTCGGAGTTTATCCCGTGGCTTTTCCCTTAAAAGAGAGAGggttttccatataaattttgtgttcttgtgtgtgATTGTTGTTTTGGATTGCTAATAttgttgataatattatttggaaCCCAACACTTTCCACATTGATCCTTGAGTACGTTATTTTAGCTTCCCACATTTTTGTCTCTTTTATCTTATATGGAAAACTTTTTATGGATGAATTGATATACACTACACTCCTACACAATTGGGcaacaaaatttgtttatttcatACTGTTTCCTCCTCTTCCACGAGCGATGAACATATTAGTTTAGCATGCCTTGGGTAggttttgtttctttatctTTTACGGAAAACTTATATTTTGGGTTTATTTATATACAATACACCCCCTAAGTCCTAAATATTAGCTTAGGCTAGGAAATGATAGACAtgcccacaaaaaaaaaaaaatcataggcAACGAGCAATTTAAGTAGCTGGCATATGCATGTACTGATGTACACACATGCTCTCTACAATATTGTAGCAACTTGCCTTTTTCAATAGTTAGATTGATGCATGGAAGCCTATACTGATGTAAGTATATCAACTTGAAAAAGATGCAAGCATGCATAGACAGCATAGTATTGCATGtctcttgatatatatatatatctttagtGCCACCCGAAAAcaaagatttgaaatttgatctATATATAATggcatcaatttttttttttttatttttttggacttgAAGATATATGATAGAAAACTTTATTGAAATAAGATCCAAATACATGAGAGTGTGCTCTAGCAAGGATCACTtcacttgaaattttaacttgGGCAATTTAGTTTAGCTAGTATGATATCAAATCTTCCTAAGCGAAATTAATtgcaaaacttaaaaaataaaaaatcaaaccaaacaatcttatttgaaatcaaatatattagCAATTCCCGACACAATAACATCATTTTCAGTTTAAGGCTGCAGAGACAGGCATGTCGCCACTCTCTATGGTaaacttttaataaaacttGTACGTAAAATATAGTAACCCTTGGGCTTCTCCAGATGGGGTTATTATGCTGTAACTCACACTTCGTTCATTATTTGATTCAACAAAGCTGTCGAGCAGTTCTTTAATGGGCACTTGGACTTCACCGATATCTTTGTTACCAAATTTTTTATCTGCTTTGAGTTCCACGACGAGGGTGAGGCGGCTCAGCTGGGATGCAAAGGTATTTACGAAGAATTTCATAGGGGAATTCCATTCGGGGTTGCGGCCACGGTCTTTGTCGATGGGTGTAATTTGCATGCAGGTGTTGTCTCTAGTAATATTGTAGTCTTGGATTGAAACTACGGCGTACACCTCCATCTTGAAGAAAAGATTCACGTCTTGCAAGCCCTTCGCTGAGTTGATTGTGATATCCAAAACCTTGCACTCCATCTTGAAGTAGGCGTTTGTGAtgaaagaaattcaatcttgttgCTTGGATGGGAAATGGGTGAGAATTGATTTGTATATATAGAAGAGTTTTGAAGATGAGTTTTTGTTGCgttaatgcctttttttttttcatagctaGGAAGGTAAATCAAATCTTAAATTTGACCTTCATTgttagcaattaaaaaaaattaatagtctcATCATGTGCGTTATGCAGACGCATTCtatgataaaaattattagTCCTTATCACACGCGCTACACATGCACAtgcattttaccattttatcaTGTTGTCACCATataaatgaatagtaataattttttcattttaattgatCATATTGTTTCTAATACTGATTTATATTCTCCTGTAATTATGTATCAAACGTGTAATTTATGGATATCCATAAATTATAAGACTGAAACTATTTGTCCTCTATCATTGTCGCACTAATTCGAGACTCAACTGACAATTCCCCAAAGccataatattattttatccaatttagatatgttttttactttaaaaatttttctctcctcttcttgtgtgtgtgtgtgttaaaaatacttagtattttttaaaaaaaatttagatatgttttcaatttaatttagatatgttttcaatttaattgtcttttaaCTTTTCAATTTAGTCGTTTTGTTTACTTCTCTCAAatcttttcaattattttaatatgtttttttttcaaaacaatgtgGTTTTGGTGAAATTAACGGTGGAGATTGGCCAGACAAAAGGTCTAAAATAGAAATGAATTGAAGTTGTCAAAGGACTTGTAATTAAATTGACATGAAATTAACGATGAAATTTGTGTTGTTTTAATcacatgatatttttttataaatcatgTGACTAGCTTATTTAATCACATGAATTTTCCAAGCACTGTTTGCAGAATTCTTCAATATTTTCATACTTCTCTAGTTCTTCTCCCGAAACTTCATTTTCTGGTGATGTACGATAGAATatggggaattttttttattgtttattagtttttgatagttttatgtaatttttggaattttcagaTTGGGGAATTTATTTCATTAGATGTTTTTAAGAATttcataatcaaattaaaaggtTTGTATCTATCAAAATCAGCTTAGGATTATCTGTACTTGGAATAAGTGTGTGGAGCttttaaatatacataaaaaaaaaaaaaaaaaacaattatctttcaataaagatattttattcatttgtcGTGGATTCAAAGAGGCCTTTATGGATTTAAGGGTTATGTTACTATAGAATGAGATCTAGCAAGTTTCACACGTTCCATTCTACACTAATAATTGGTAACAAAGCTCGTCAGCATCCTGGTATGACAAGAGGTGATtacaaaattaaacaattattgAAAGGATgactcatagactatatgagaTTCGCGATATGCTCATTGATCTCACTCTAAAACCAAAAGCGATCATGAGGATGGTAGCGATTTTCA comes from Castanea sativa cultivar Marrone di Chiusa Pesio chromosome 3, ASM4071231v1 and encodes:
- the LOC142628599 gene encoding protein SRC2 homolog, which codes for MECKVLDITINSAKGLQDVNLFFKMEVYAVVSIQDYNITRDNTCMQITPIDKDRGRNPEWNSPMKFFVNTFASQLSRLTLVVELKADKKFGNKDIGEVQVPIKELLDSFVESNNERSVSYSIITPSGEAQGLLYFTYKFY